A genomic stretch from Theobroma cacao cultivar B97-61/B2 chromosome 4, Criollo_cocoa_genome_V2, whole genome shotgun sequence includes:
- the LOC108661617 gene encoding DELLA protein GAI-like, which produces MASSALDALVACAKAIQDENLTLADSLLERIWNLAADQSCPERSDVVKYFAEALVRRAYGISSASAYFTLLTPSPINFLHNFSCDAINTACMGKKRLHLITFLFRPLCYWRYLFRSLANASGDFLSVRVSVIVSPFLEKIVKFQQEKSKHDLTTAAMERGIKLEDLRVVYANSLGDVDASKADFTRTTDEAVIVYYHCKLHQLLADARVMERELLKLRQINPEIVIIEEQYADHNDSNFIKRLEKSFQYYFNFLEFYEFMYCRPQIVNIVGCEGTDRLERHQTLAQWRSLLRANGLLPVPLAPDIGSGDIEDNGCVVFQNDDGLLHFTSAWKLTDAVDHFNPISYNPIQGFNPNPALEDTVRTLQVDRQDPESLTASRQKMPIARRPH; this is translated from the exons ATGGCCTCTTCTGCTTTGGACGCCTTAGTCGCCTGCGCTAAAGCTATTCAAGACGAGAATCTGACTCTTGCCGACTCACTCCTGGAGCGGATCTGGAATCTTGCTGCCGACCAATCCTGCCCGGAAAGAAGCGATGTTGTGAAATACTTTGCGGAAGCTCTAGTTCGCCGAGCTTACGGAATTTCTTCTGCCAGTGCCTATTTCACTTTGCTGACTCCTTCACCCATTAATTTCCTTCATAATTTTTCCTGCGATGCCATCAACACTGCCTGTATGGGAAAGAAACGATTGCACCTCATTACCTTCTTATTCCGACCTTTATGTTATTGGAGATACTTGTTTAGATCACTAGCTAATGCTTCCGGTGATTTTCTATCAGTCCGTGTAAGTGTCATAGTATCACCATTTCTggaaaaaatagtaaaattccaacaagaaaaaagtaaGCACGATCTCACTACGGCGGCCATGGAACGTGGAATTAAGTTGGAGGACTTGAGAGTGGTTTATGCCAATAGTTTGGGTGATGTGGATGCGTCTAAGGCGGATTTCACAAGGACAACGGATGAGGCCGTAATCGTCTATTATCACTGTAAACTTCACCAGTTGCTGGCAGATGCAAGAGTAATGGAGAGAGAGTTGTTAAAGTTGAGGCAGATAAACCCAGAGATTGTGATTATAGAAGAGCAATATGCTGACCATAATGACTCCAATTTCATCAAACGGTTGGAGAAATCTTTTCAATattacttcaattttttggaattttacgaATTCATGTATTGTAGACCACAGATAGTAAACATCGTGGGATGTGAAGGGACAGACCGACTTGAGCGACACCAGACTTTGGCTCAATGGCGATCCCTCTTGCGAGCGAATGGCCTTCTTCCAGTTCCACTGGCGCCGGATATCGGGTCTGGGGACATTGAGGATAATGGGTGTGTGGTTTTTCAAAACGACGATGGCCTATTGCATTTCACATCGGCTTGGAAACTCACAGATGCGGTGGACCACTTCAATCCAATCAGCTATAACCCTATCCAAG GTTTCAATCCAAATCCTGCATTAGAAGATACAGTTCGAACTTTACAAGTTGACCGACAG GATCCAGAGTCTCTTACTGCTTCTAGACAAAAGATGCCAATAGCGAG GCGTCCTCATTGA